TTTCAACAGCGACGGCACCTTCACCTACACGCCCGACGCCAACTACAACGGCCCCGACAGCTTCACCTTCAAGGCTAACGACGGCACCGCGAGCTCCAACGTCGCCACGTACTCGATCACCGTCAGCGCGGGCAACGATGCGCCTACCGCAGCCGACGACTCCGCCTCCACCGACGAGGACACTTCGACGTCGATCGACGTCACCGACAACGACACCGATGTCGACGAGGTCGACAACCTCACTGCTTCGGGATCCGGCGCCACCGATCAAGGCGGCACCTTCTCGTGCTCGAATGATTCCTGCAGCTACACCCCGCCCACGAACTTCTCGGGCACCGACTCCTTCGGCTACACGGTCTCCGACGGCAACGGCGGATCGGACACAGGCACGGTGACAATGACTGTCGACCGGGTCAACGACGGGCCCGATGCAGTCGATGACACCGACTCCACGTCGGAGGACAACGCGGTGGTGACAGTGGTTGTGGCCACCGACACCGATGAAGACGATGACGACCTGGTCATTACGGCCTTCACGCAGGGGGCGTACGGCTGGGTTACGTGTGACTCCGCGGGCGGTACCTGCACCTACACCCCGGTCACGAACTTCAACGGCAGCGACAGCTACACCTACACGATCTCCGATGACGACTACAGCGACACCGCCACGGTGACGATCAGCGTCGCCGCGGTCAACGATGCTCCGGTCGTCTCCGACGATGCTGCCTCGACCGACGAGGACACCTCGGTTGCAGTGAACGTGCTGGCCAACGACAGCGATATCGACCGAGACGACCTCGACATCTCCTCCTACACCGGCTCCGGCGCGGGCTCGGTGCTCTGCGACAGCGAGAGCGGTGACTGCACCTACACCCCGGCCCCTAACTTCTCGGGCACCGACTCTTTCGACTACACCGTCTCCGACGGCAACGGCGGCAGTGACACCGGGACCGTCACCGTCACGGTGAATGCGGTGGACGACGGTCAGCCGGGAGGGAGCACGAACCCTCCACCGGGAGAGACTCCCCCGCCGCCCGGAGAGACTCCCCCGCCGCCCGGAGAGACTCCCCCGCCGCCCGGAGAGACTCCCCCTCCCGCGGGAGACACGACTCCTCCGTCGGCCCAAGCCGCGGCCGACACCACAATCATCTCTCCGAACGGAGATG
The genomic region above belongs to Actinomycetota bacterium and contains:
- a CDS encoding cadherin-like domain-containing protein, with product ASGSGATPEGGTFSCSGTSCTYTPPANFSGSDSFDYTVSDGTETDTGTVSVTVNPVNDGPTCSNESGTTPEGFQLSDSVVCSDQEADSLTYSKASNPSHGSLTFNSDGTFTYTPDANYNGPDSFTFKANDGTASSNVATYSITVSAGNDAPTAADDSASTDEDTSTSIDVTDNDTDVDEVDNLTASGSGATDQGGTFSCSNDSCSYTPPTNFSGTDSFGYTVSDGNGGSDTGTVTMTVDRVNDGPDAVDDTDSTSEDNAVVTVVVATDTDEDDDDLVITAFTQGAYGWVTCDSAGGTCTYTPVTNFNGSDSYTYTISDDDYSDTATVTISVAAVNDAPVVSDDAASTDEDTSVAVNVLANDSDIDRDDLDISSYTGSGAGSVLCDSESGDCTYTPAPNFSGTDSFDYTVSDGNGGSDTGTVTVTVNAVDDGQPGGSTNPPPGETPPPPGETPPPPGETPPPPGETPPPAGDTTPPSAQAAADTTIISPNGDGRLDAVHVDGSFDETTTWRFTITPAGASASSDSGPIFTRTGVGHEIDVEWDGRSSSGRVVPDGEYVWRIEGQDVAGNDMAPVSGYIEVDRTAVVFSGIEADPNPFHLKEQDVTAIRYSVAEAARVRVKIKKRGRIVRAFKVHRFLEEGSAVLVWSGRNRHGERVRSGRYVVVLRATDLAKNVTVNRALSIWVKR